In Halostagnicola larsenii XH-48, the sequence AGTCCTGTTTCGCGTCCTCGATCATCGCCGCGAGTTTCTCGTCCGCGATCGATTTGAACAGGTCCTCGGAAAGCCCTCGCTGTACGTCGACGGTGAGCATCGCGTCGCAATCGTCGACGATTTCGGGAGCCCACGTTCCCTCCGCAAGCTTCGATTCGTCAGTGACGATAGCCTCGCCGTCTTCGATATCGATGAAGGCGGTGACGGTGTTCCACAGATCGACGCGCGCCGTCGACGCCTCTTCGTACAGGCCCGACAGTTGCGTGTCCCGGATCGGTTTGGACTCGACCGCCTCGCGCAGATCCTCGAGTGCAACGGCGTACTCTTCGGATTCGATCGACTCGTCGTTCGTCATCGGCTCCACCACCAGATTGACGATCTGAGACGCATACAAGTACGCGTTGGGTTAGCGACCCAAACGTAAGTACCTCGCCTTTAGCCGTGAGCGAGTATGGTAGGGTGCTTCGGCCGCACGAATTGGCAGATCTTCCAGCGTGAGGAGACAGAAAGTACGGAGTTCCCACTAGAATCGTCCAACGGACGTTCGTATTTCCACACTAATTTGTATCCGTCGTCCCGATGAGTCGGTATGGAACCTCTCGAAATTAGTGGTCGGATACTGGCAGGGATCCTGCTCATCGGGTTGAACGCGTTCTTCGTCGCCATCGAGTTCGCGCTGACCCGCGCTCGCCAGTACCCCGAGTCGGAGTTCGACACGCCGTCGCTCCAACTCGCCTGGGACATGACCGACAACCTCGAGTTTTACCTGACGACGTGTCAGGTGTGGATCTCGGGGACGAGTATCGCATTGGGTATCGTCGCCGAACCCGGGCTTGCGGCGATATTCGAGCCGATATTCGAAGACACAAGGCTGGCATCGATCGGCGCCGGCTCGTTGCTCGGGTTCTTGCTCATCAACCTGGTTCACCTGACCCACGGCGAGCAAACGCCGACGTACCTCGGCGTCGAACGGTCGAAACAGGTCTGTAAGTACGGTGCGCGGCCGCTGTACTGGTTCGCCAAGGTTCTCGCTCCGGTGATCAAGTTCGGCGACCTGATCGCGAAGGGGACGCTCCGACTCTTCGGCATCGAGATGACCGGTGCGTGGCGCGAAACCGAACGGGACGTCATCGAATCTCGAGCGGACCTGCGAAACCGACTCGGGGCGGTCCTCGAGGAGGGCGACCTTCCCGACGAACGTCGCGAGGAAGTGATGAACGCACTCGAGATCGGTGAACAGACAATCAGTGAGGTGATGGTTCCCCCCGAGGATATCGTCGCGCTGTCGACAGCCGACGACGCAGAGACGAACTTCCAGCGGATGGAAGACCGCCCGCAGACCCGCTACCCGCTGGTCGGCGACGACCTGACCGACTTTCAAGGAATCGTCTACACGCCGGTGCTGGTCAGACACCGCGAGAAACTAACTGACGAACTCGATTTCGCCGAGTTGGCGGCACCGCCGATGACGCTCTCACCCGATACGGACGTCAGCGACGCGATTGACCAGTTCCAGACCGAAAGCCAAGAACTCGCGCTGGTGATCGAAGACGGCGATGTCGTCGGGCTCGTAACCGTGACGGACCTGCTCGAGGTGATCATGGGAGATATCGAGGATCCGCTCGATGCAGAGCACGTCGGGTCACTAGACTAGCCCGACCGGTCCGAATCGGGTTTGGGCCGTCCCTTTTTCCCGTTTGCTACCCAACATGTGAACGTGTACGACGATATCTTAGTCCCGACAGATGGAAGCGATGCGAGCGATGCGGCAGTCGCACACGCGATCAGTATCGCGAAACCGCACGGGGCGACG encodes:
- a CDS encoding CNNM domain-containing protein; the protein is MEPLEISGRILAGILLIGLNAFFVAIEFALTRARQYPESEFDTPSLQLAWDMTDNLEFYLTTCQVWISGTSIALGIVAEPGLAAIFEPIFEDTRLASIGAGSLLGFLLINLVHLTHGEQTPTYLGVERSKQVCKYGARPLYWFAKVLAPVIKFGDLIAKGTLRLFGIEMTGAWRETERDVIESRADLRNRLGAVLEEGDLPDERREEVMNALEIGEQTISEVMVPPEDIVALSTADDAETNFQRMEDRPQTRYPLVGDDLTDFQGIVYTPVLVRHREKLTDELDFAELAAPPMTLSPDTDVSDAIDQFQTESQELALVIEDGDVVGLVTVTDLLEVIMGDIEDPLDAEHVGSLD